The Synechocystis sp. PCC 7509 genome includes a window with the following:
- the mfd gene encoding transcription-repair coupling factor produces MPFSAIVRSLGRSPLSTELLSKLDRQKECYLSGAPRLPKGLIASALAQNKEQNLLVICATLEEAGRWAAQLEAMGWQTVHLYPTSETSPYEPFDPETEMIWGQMQVLADLIPKETDKPKKMAIVATHAALQPHLPPQEKFLPFCLTLNRGMELDLKTFSTQLANLGYDRVPLVELEGQWSRRGDIVDVFPVASELPVRLDWFGDQLQNIREFDPATQRSTPRNTNNGAALDKIDQVVLTPTDFGRIITSSLTIEGANTVKSYLSEPEQERFDNGQPPEGSRRFLGLAFEHPASLIDYLPKNTLIAIDENDQCIAHSDRNFENVQEQWQQGSNSNLPKIHRTFAESIATAAEFQKLYLAELAEETGLNLASRPVPSTPHQYAKLAETLRNGRDRRFSTWLISAQPSRSVSLLQEHDCPAQFVPNPRDYLAIDRLQIQHTPVALKYSGLAELEGFILPTFRLVVVTDREFYGQHSLASPGYVRKRRRAASKQVDPNKLAQGDYVVHRSHGLGKFLKLESLTINRETREYLVIQYADGLLRVAADQVGSLSRFRATGDGTPVLNRMSSSSWTTSKNKVRKAIKKLAVDLLKLYAARSQQTGFAYPPDMPWQEEMEDSFPYAPTPDQLKATADVKRDMESDRPMDRLVCGDVGFGKTEVAIRAIFKAVTAGKQVALLAPTTILTQQHYHTLKERFAPYPIQVGLLNRFRSAEERRNIQARLATGELDIVVGTHQLLGKGVTIRDLGLLVIDEEQRFGVNQKEKIKSLRNKVDVLTLSATPIPRTLYMSLSGIREMSLITTPPPSRRPIKTHLSPYDAETIRSAIRQEIDRGGQVFYVVPRVDGIEETSAALRDALPGVRLAIAHGQMDESQLESTMLTFGNGDADVLVCTTIIESGLDIPRVNTILIEDAHKFGLSQLYQLRGRVGRAGIQAHAWLFYPKQQMLSDAARQRLRAIQEFATLGSGYQLSMRDMEIRGVGNLLGAEQSGQMEVIGFDLYMEILQESIREIQGAEIPQVEDTQIDLNLTAFIPADYIADLDQKMSAYRAVATASSQSELDAIAAEWSDRFGAIPPAAKQLLRVMELKQLAKSLGFSRIKPEAKQHIALETAMAEPAWKLMVENLPEHLKSRYVYAPGKIIVRSLNLLKPNQQLDTLIDSLSKMQGAIPEAVMI; encoded by the coding sequence ATGCCTTTTTCCGCCATTGTTCGCTCTTTGGGGCGATCGCCTCTCTCTACAGAATTATTATCTAAACTAGATCGGCAAAAAGAATGTTATCTAAGCGGCGCTCCCCGTTTACCTAAAGGCTTGATTGCCTCAGCTTTAGCCCAAAATAAAGAACAAAATTTATTGGTCATCTGCGCCACCTTAGAAGAAGCAGGACGATGGGCGGCGCAACTAGAAGCTATGGGTTGGCAAACTGTACATCTTTATCCGACTTCCGAAACCTCGCCCTACGAACCTTTCGACCCGGAAACAGAAATGATTTGGGGACAAATGCAAGTTTTAGCGGACTTAATTCCCAAAGAAACCGATAAGCCGAAAAAAATGGCGATCGTGGCTACTCACGCCGCTTTACAGCCGCATTTACCACCACAGGAGAAGTTTTTACCCTTTTGTCTGACTCTTAATCGTGGGATGGAGTTAGACTTAAAAACTTTTAGCACTCAACTAGCTAATTTAGGCTACGATCGCGTTCCCCTGGTAGAACTAGAAGGGCAATGGAGTCGGCGCGGCGATATTGTTGATGTGTTTCCGGTGGCTTCAGAATTGCCCGTGCGCTTAGATTGGTTTGGCGACCAGTTGCAAAATATTCGCGAATTTGACCCCGCAACTCAACGCAGCACCCCCCGCAATACTAATAATGGCGCGGCTTTAGATAAAATTGACCAAGTTGTTTTAACTCCTACTGATTTCGGGAGAATTATTACTTCTTCTTTGACTATTGAGGGCGCAAATACTGTTAAATCTTATTTATCTGAGCCTGAACAGGAAAGGTTTGATAACGGTCAACCTCCCGAAGGTAGCAGGAGATTTTTAGGATTAGCTTTCGAGCATCCCGCCTCTTTAATAGATTATTTGCCTAAAAATACCTTAATTGCCATTGACGAAAACGATCAATGTATTGCTCATAGCGATCGCAATTTTGAAAACGTCCAAGAACAATGGCAGCAAGGAAGCAATTCTAATCTTCCCAAAATTCACCGCACTTTTGCCGAATCAATTGCTACCGCCGCCGAGTTTCAAAAGCTGTATTTAGCTGAACTAGCCGAAGAAACCGGGCTAAACCTTGCTAGTCGTCCCGTACCTTCAACGCCTCACCAATACGCCAAATTAGCCGAAACCTTACGCAACGGGCGCGATCGCCGTTTTTCGACTTGGCTAATTTCTGCCCAACCTAGTCGCTCAGTTTCTTTGCTGCAAGAACACGATTGTCCAGCGCAATTTGTCCCCAATCCCCGCGACTACCTGGCGATCGATCGCTTACAAATTCAACATACCCCGGTAGCGTTGAAATATTCAGGACTTGCGGAATTAGAAGGTTTTATTTTACCTACGTTCCGGTTAGTTGTTGTAACTGACCGCGAATTTTACGGACAGCATTCTTTAGCATCTCCTGGCTACGTCCGCAAACGCCGCCGCGCCGCCTCCAAACAAGTAGACCCCAATAAACTCGCTCAAGGGGATTATGTAGTTCATCGCAGTCACGGGTTAGGTAAGTTTCTGAAGCTGGAAAGCCTGACTATAAATAGAGAAACCCGCGAATATTTAGTAATTCAGTACGCTGATGGATTGCTAAGAGTAGCCGCCGATCAAGTTGGTTCGTTAAGTCGGTTTCGGGCGACAGGTGACGGAACACCCGTATTAAATAGAATGTCCAGCAGTTCTTGGACAACTTCTAAAAATAAAGTCCGTAAAGCAATTAAAAAGTTGGCGGTAGACTTGCTCAAACTCTACGCCGCTAGATCCCAACAAACAGGCTTTGCTTATCCGCCCGATATGCCTTGGCAAGAAGAAATGGAAGACTCCTTTCCTTACGCCCCTACACCGGATCAATTGAAAGCTACGGCGGATGTAAAAAGAGATATGGAAAGCGATCGCCCAATGGATCGTTTAGTTTGCGGTGATGTTGGTTTTGGAAAAACAGAAGTAGCAATTCGTGCCATCTTTAAAGCCGTAACTGCTGGTAAACAAGTGGCTTTACTTGCGCCTACAACTATTTTGACGCAACAACATTACCATACTCTCAAAGAACGTTTTGCACCTTACCCGATTCAAGTTGGTTTACTCAACCGCTTCCGCAGCGCCGAAGAACGTCGCAACATTCAAGCAAGGTTGGCAACAGGGGAACTAGATATAGTTGTCGGTACGCACCAATTATTAGGTAAAGGTGTAACTATCCGCGATTTAGGCTTATTAGTGATTGATGAAGAACAACGTTTTGGAGTTAATCAGAAAGAAAAAATCAAATCTTTGAGAAATAAAGTAGATGTCTTAACTTTAAGCGCTACACCAATTCCCCGAACTTTGTATATGTCTTTGTCTGGCATTCGGGAAATGAGCTTAATTACCACACCACCACCCTCGCGGCGACCAATTAAAACTCATTTATCGCCCTACGATGCTGAAACTATCCGCAGTGCAATCCGCCAAGAAATCGATCGCGGCGGACAGGTATTTTATGTAGTACCGCGCGTAGATGGGATTGAGGAAACTTCGGCGGCGTTGCGCGATGCTCTCCCTGGTGTGCGTTTGGCGATCGCCCACGGGCAAATGGATGAATCTCAATTAGAATCAACTATGCTCACTTTTGGTAATGGTGACGCAGATGTTCTAGTTTGTACAACAATTATCGAATCTGGTTTAGATATTCCCAGAGTCAACACAATTTTGATTGAAGATGCTCACAAATTCGGCTTATCTCAGCTATATCAATTGCGCGGTAGAGTCGGGAGGGCAGGCATTCAGGCTCATGCGTGGCTATTTTATCCCAAACAACAAATGTTATCGGATGCTGCTAGGCAAAGGTTAAGAGCAATTCAAGAATTTGCAACGTTGGGTTCTGGCTATCAGTTATCTATGCGCGATATGGAAATTAGAGGCGTTGGTAACTTGTTAGGGGCGGAACAATCGGGACAAATGGAAGTAATTGGCTTCGATTTGTATATGGAAATATTGCAAGAATCCATTAGAGAAATTCAAGGGGCAGAAATTCCGCAAGTAGAAGATACGCAAATCGATCTAAACCTTACCGCCTTTATTCCCGCCGATTATATTGCCGACTTAGATCAAAAAATGAGCGCTTATAGAGCCGTTGCTACAGCTAGTTCACAGAGCGAATTAGATGCCATTGCTGCTGAGTGGAGCGATCGCTTTGGTGCAATTCCCCCCGCCGCTAAACAGTTATTGCGTGTAATGGAACTTAAACAATTAGCCAAGTCTCTCGGCTTTAGTCGGATTAAACCGGAGGCAAAACAGCATATAGCTTTAGAAAC
- a CDS encoding DUF4351 domain-containing protein, translated as MIDNISKFLVERDSTDFAAWLLGEATPLTIINPTELNVEPIRADSVMLLQSRDTILHTEFQTLVDSSMSFRMADYYLRLRRKFPELAIQQVVIYLKRTSSDLVRETSYQTPAMTHNFRVIRLWEEPVEVFLLTPGLLPYAVLSRVTDKETVLAQVFGELEQISDRTEQSNLVAATSILAGLELNEQVIRRLIRSPVMRESTMYQSILREGLEQGLEQGLEQGLERGRAAEGKALVLKLLTRKLGILSPVLTTKVSALSLEELEALGETLLDFTKVEDLEFWLE; from the coding sequence TTGATTGACAACATCTCCAAGTTTCTCGTCGAACGAGACTCTACAGATTTTGCCGCTTGGTTGTTGGGGGAAGCAACACCTTTAACTATTATTAATCCCACCGAACTCAATGTCGAACCCATTAGAGCCGATTCGGTAATGTTATTGCAGTCAAGAGATACGATCCTTCATACAGAGTTTCAAACTCTTGTTGACTCCTCAATGTCTTTTCGGATGGCGGATTATTATTTGCGCTTGAGACGCAAGTTTCCCGAACTAGCTATTCAACAAGTAGTAATCTATCTCAAAAGGACAAGTTCAGATTTAGTTAGAGAAACAAGCTACCAAACTCCAGCAATGACTCATAATTTTCGCGTAATTCGACTCTGGGAAGAACCAGTAGAGGTGTTTTTACTTACCCCAGGATTGTTACCCTATGCGGTGCTAAGTCGTGTAACAGACAAGGAAACTGTGTTAGCACAAGTATTCGGAGAATTAGAGCAAATAAGCGATCGCACAGAACAAAGTAATTTAGTCGCAGCAACAAGTATCTTGGCAGGGTTAGAATTGAACGAGCAGGTAATTAGGCGATTGATCAGGAGTCCGGTAATGCGCGAGTCTACGATGTATCAATCTATTTTACGGGAAGGACTTGAACAAGGCTTAGAACAAGGCTTAGAACAAGGACTGGAACGAGGTCGCGCTGCTGAAGGTAAAGCCTTAGTTCTCAAGTTGCTTACCCGCAAATTGGGTATTTTATCACCCGTGCTGACGACAAAAGTGAGCGCTCTAAGTCTTGAAGAATTGGAGGCTTTGGGGGAGACTCTGTTGGATTTTACAAAGGTTGAAGATTTGGAGTTTTGGTTAGAGTAA